The Candidatus Synechococcus calcipolaris G9 nucleotide sequence ACTATGCCAAGGGTCTGGTGGGGTGCGATCGCTGGGCACTACAAGAAAATCCCTAGGATAGAAGACTCTTACCGCCTAGTCGGCCACATCAAATATCAATAGCTGGGTTGGCCGCTGGGGCTGAAAATCATTATCAGCAATGATCACAAGACTGGAATGGTGATCCCTCAGAGCAGGGCCAAAACTTAATCCTTCTAGGTTATCGAGGGAAAAGCCAAGGGTGCGTAAATCTAGAAGAAGTTGTTTTTGGACGGGCCGCACCTGGGAATTATTTCCTAGACGAGTTCGCCCCAAAACATCCGTAGCCCCTGCCAGGGAGACCTGAAAAAGTTTGGCCCCAAACCCCGCCGATACACTAAAGGTGCGCTCCAAACTAAGGAAATGGCCGCCATTATCTAGGGCTAACAACTCCACTAACCCATTGGCAATATCCCATTCACCGTCTGGTTCTAGGGGATACAGGTGTTCCGCAATTAAAATGGGATCCCCAACCCCCCGGACATAATGGAGTAACCGGCAATATATCGGCCCCTGCCCATCCCTGGCTAAATCCTGAGCTAAGGCGGACTCCGTTGCCGCAAACAGGCGATCGCCCGTGGGGGAAAGGGTCAAGGATTCAAACCCTAGGTTATCCCGGACACCCATGGGTTCACCGTCCTCTGTCATCTGGGGAATGAAATAGTTGGGTAAGGGATATTGACGCAGTTCCTGACCATTTTGGCGATCAAATTCCCTAATCCAGGGGGGAGACTCGGATTGGGCCACCCCTTCACTACTCACTAATAGGGTATCTTCCGGGGTCAGGGCAATACCTTCTGTATCCGCTTGGTTCGGGGGAATGGGGTTTGTGGATCTATCCTTGAGGAGCGTAAGGTCGGTGATTTCAAGCTCCGGGATAGATGACCCACTGACAGATGGTTCACTGGGGTTAGGGTCAGGAAGATTTAATCTTAGGGTATAAAAACGGGGACTTTGGCGATCGTCACTAATGGCATAAAACTGATTCCGGGGGCGATCGTAGGTGATGCCCGACAAACCGCCCACCGAGGTATGGGCAAAGGTTGTGTCACTGGGTAGGGTCACTTGGGCGACAAAATCTAGCCGCAGATCCAAAAACAGACGGGATGCTGCTTGCACCTGCGGTAAATTACAACTGGTCAGGGCGATCGCTAAGCTGGCGATGAGTAGGCAAAACCGCCACCAACGTCCCAACCTGGAAATGGTCGGCATTCTAAGACAGATACAAACTATTGGTTTTCAGCTTGTTGAATGGCAAATTGGATCGCTTCT carries:
- a CDS encoding esterase-like activity of phytase family protein, which produces MPTISRLGRWWRFCLLIASLAIALTSCNLPQVQAASRLFLDLRLDFVAQVTLPSDTTFAHTSVGGLSGITYDRPRNQFYAISDDRQSPRFYTLRLNLPDPNPSEPSVSGSSIPELEITDLTLLKDRSTNPIPPNQADTEGIALTPEDTLLVSSEGVAQSESPPWIREFDRQNGQELRQYPLPNYFIPQMTEDGEPMGVRDNLGFESLTLSPTGDRLFAATESALAQDLARDGQGPIYCRLLHYVRGVGDPILIAEHLYPLEPDGEWDIANGLVELLALDNGGHFLSLERTFSVSAGFGAKLFQVSLAGATDVLGRTRLGNNSQVRPVQKQLLLDLRTLGFSLDNLEGLSFGPALRDHHSSLVIIADNDFQPQRPTQLLIFDVAD